TCAGGTGACCAGGCCACCAGACAGATCTGTGTGAGAGGATCTTCCTCACAGACCCTGAGCCCCACTGTCCCCAGAGTCCAGGGGACAGGGCACTGTGCGAGGAAGTCAGGCGAACACCCATGCTGGCTGCTCCATGGTCCAGGCTAGGGGTGAGGGTCCCACGGGCAGCCTGCAGGAGGCGCTAAGGGTGGGAGTGTGTGTTCTGCCCTAGTCCAACTTGGACAAGCTGAAGTTCCTGAGGGCGGTGGACACCCTGAGTGGTGCCGTCCATGCCCAGGCGAATGGCACGATGGATGATTACTTTCCCAAAACCCTTCTGGCCAAGAAAATCGAGGTGAGGAGGTCctgcaggggtgaggggggcGGGTCCCAGACCTGCGGCCAGCCGCGCTCTCTGAGGGGAATTCTTGTATCTCTCTGGCCCTTCTAGACGTTGATCCTCGAAGAGGCGAGTGAGCAGCTGACCAGCAACGTGCGTCAGCAAGCCATGCTCTGCGTCGCCACCCTGAGGTTCCTCCCgctgtcacctcctctgagccCCGGGGTCTCTAATGCTGAGAACATTGGGGTTGGGAGGAAGGGCAAGGTTTGGGGACTTGATGTGTGGGCTGTGGGTGGCAGGGCCCTGTGATTGCCACCTCATGTACCAGCATCGGCGTGGCGAGGGATCCCCCAATTTCACGGCTGGAAGCCTGTTAGGACATCAGTGTGGGGAAGGCCTCTCAGGCAGCCAGGGCTGTCCTTCCCTGGTGAGAAGGCCCCTGGAAAGGGTTTGGGGGCTCAGGTCCCCACTGTTTCCTGGGCCTCAGAGACCAGCAGGAAGCTTCCGGTGCAGCGTCCGGGAAACATAGCCCAGCTCACAAA
Above is a window of Rhinolophus sinicus isolate RSC01 linkage group LG12, ASM3656204v1, whole genome shotgun sequence DNA encoding:
- the LOC109457719 gene encoding uncharacterized protein LOC109457719, with the translated sequence MNPYHRSHKSSRAVSAQSIEHASWKPNLTGLRQSEREAYQFILEFLERGEMSNLDKLKFLRAVDTLSGAVHAQANGTMDDYFPKTLLAKKIETLILEEASEQLTSNVRQQAMLCVATLRFLPLSPPLSPGVSNAENIGVGRKGKVWGLDVWAVGGRAL